The Pseudomonas parafulva genome includes a window with the following:
- a CDS encoding DNA-3-methyladenine glycosylase family protein, translating into MLIDAEPFAYRQAAEYLGGLDADWARHIAAVGPCRHRTTPGREPFEALVRSVAYQQLHARAGDAILGRLLALFGQEAFPTPTQLLTADPAALRSCGFSASKLATLLDIAQGRLDGVVPTREQALDMPDDELIERLVTLRGVGRWTVEMLLIYSLERLDVLPVDDFGVREGYRRLKGLEKAPTPAQMRALGAAWRPYRTVAAWYLWRA; encoded by the coding sequence ATGTTGATCGACGCCGAACCTTTCGCTTACCGGCAAGCGGCCGAATACCTGGGTGGCCTGGATGCGGACTGGGCGCGGCACATTGCCGCCGTCGGCCCCTGCCGCCACCGTACTACCCCGGGGCGTGAACCCTTCGAAGCACTGGTGAGGTCGGTCGCTTACCAACAACTGCACGCCCGTGCAGGCGACGCCATCCTCGGGCGGCTGCTGGCGCTATTTGGGCAAGAGGCTTTCCCCACCCCCACGCAACTGCTGACAGCGGACCCCGCCGCCTTGCGCAGCTGCGGCTTCTCGGCCAGCAAACTGGCCACGCTGCTGGACATTGCCCAAGGCCGCCTGGACGGTGTGGTGCCAACCCGCGAGCAGGCCCTGGACATGCCCGACGACGAATTGATCGAGCGTCTGGTGACGCTGCGCGGGGTAGGGCGATGGACAGTGGAGATGCTGTTGATCTACAGCCTGGAGCGTCTGGATGTGTTGCCGGTCGATGACTTTGGCGTACGGGAGGGCTATCGGCGGCTCAAGGGCTTGGAAAAAGCACCGACGCCTGCACAGATGCGCGCGCTGGGCGCCGCCTGGCGACCTTATCGCACCGTCGCCGCCTGGTACTTGTGGCGGGCCTGA
- a CDS encoding MFS transporter: MNMRLLAGLLFAVSVVGFSLGATLPLVSLRLHEAGAGTLEIGMISAIPAAGMMLSAFLVDACCRYFKRRTLYLLCFSLCTLSIGLLEPAFASLWWLAILRLALGLGMGIAIILGESWVNELCQEHNRGKIMALYATSFTGFQVLGPAMLAMLGAHSPWITGVVTACYGLALACIVVTVPNDRVLHAEDDKSFGLAGFFRVAPALCVAVLFFSFFDAVVLSLLPVYASSHGFAVGVAALMVTVVFAGDMLFQLPLGWLADRVERTGLHLACGVVAMAIGIGLPWLLNMTWLLWPLLVVLGAVAGGIYTLALVLIGQRFKGQDLVTANASVGLLWGVGSLVGPLISGAAMDVAPHGLPMALALMAGLFVCFARQSYRREQPSCTPSES; encoded by the coding sequence ATGAACATGCGTTTGCTGGCGGGCTTACTGTTCGCCGTTTCGGTCGTGGGGTTCAGCCTGGGCGCGACCCTGCCCCTGGTGTCGTTGCGCCTGCACGAGGCTGGCGCAGGCACCCTTGAAATCGGGATGATTTCCGCCATTCCGGCGGCTGGCATGATGCTGTCGGCCTTTCTGGTTGATGCCTGCTGCCGGTATTTCAAGCGACGCACACTCTACTTGCTGTGTTTCAGCCTGTGCACACTGAGCATCGGCCTGCTGGAACCTGCATTTGCCTCGTTGTGGTGGCTGGCGATCTTGCGCCTGGCGCTGGGCCTTGGCATGGGCATCGCGATCATTCTCGGTGAGTCGTGGGTCAACGAACTGTGCCAGGAGCACAACCGGGGGAAGATCATGGCCCTCTACGCCACCAGCTTTACCGGTTTCCAAGTGCTTGGGCCGGCGATGCTGGCGATGCTTGGTGCCCACAGCCCCTGGATTACCGGCGTGGTCACGGCCTGCTATGGCCTGGCGTTGGCGTGCATCGTGGTGACGGTGCCCAATGACCGGGTGCTGCACGCTGAAGACGACAAGAGCTTCGGCCTGGCCGGCTTCTTTCGCGTGGCCCCGGCGCTGTGCGTGGCTGTGCTGTTTTTCTCGTTTTTCGATGCCGTGGTGCTCTCGCTCTTGCCGGTGTACGCCAGCAGCCACGGTTTTGCCGTGGGTGTGGCGGCGCTGATGGTGACCGTGGTGTTCGCAGGGGACATGCTGTTCCAGCTGCCGCTGGGCTGGCTTGCCGACCGCGTCGAGCGCACCGGCCTGCACCTGGCGTGCGGGGTAGTGGCCATGGCCATTGGCATCGGGTTGCCCTGGTTGCTGAACATGACGTGGCTGTTGTGGCCCTTGCTAGTAGTACTGGGTGCTGTCGCGGGCGGCATCTATACCCTGGCACTGGTGTTGATAGGCCAGCGTTTCAAAGGGCAGGACCTGGTCACCGCCAATGCCAGCGTCGGTTTGTTGTGGGGCGTCGGCAGCCTGGTGGGGCCGCTGATCAGTGGTGCGGCCATGGACGTGGCGCCCCACGGGCTGCCCATGGCGCTGGCATTGATGGCCGGGCTTTTCGTGTGCTTTGCACGGCAGTCTTATCGGCGTGAGCAGCCGTCCTGCACCCCCTCTGAAAGCTAG
- a CDS encoding XRE family transcriptional regulator, with the protein MHDLPHAAFVLNLRWDVLGFNGLADALFGFAAHPPERRNLLWLLFTDPTMHGRLHDWDSQAPIMLASVRRDFARATQEADIHALVDELEHVSPAFKAGWRTHDVHASCSGVRQLVIDGQAQLFEHTSLTVDEDRHLRLVVYARQDGLPGSP; encoded by the coding sequence ATGCACGACCTGCCGCACGCGGCCTTCGTCCTCAACCTGCGCTGGGATGTACTGGGGTTCAATGGGCTAGCCGACGCACTCTTCGGCTTCGCCGCGCACCCGCCTGAGCGCCGCAACCTGCTCTGGCTGCTGTTCACCGACCCGACGATGCATGGGCGCTTGCACGACTGGGACAGCCAGGCCCCGATTATGCTGGCAAGCGTTCGTCGCGACTTCGCCCGGGCCACGCAGGAAGCCGATATCCACGCATTGGTGGACGAACTGGAGCATGTCTCGCCGGCCTTCAAGGCCGGCTGGCGCACCCACGACGTGCATGCATCCTGCAGCGGCGTACGCCAACTGGTCATCGATGGGCAGGCCCAGCTGTTCGAGCATACCTCGCTGACCGTCGATGAAGACCGGCACCTTCGGCTGGTGGTATACGCACGCCAAGATGGGCTGCCAGGCAGCCCATGA
- a CDS encoding sigma-70 family RNA polymerase sigma factor — protein MQLPDTLKPTEVALLYQSHHAWLRGWLRSRVGCSEHAADLAQDTFVRLLRARQTSPLKEPRAYLSSIARGLMIDQFRRRALERAYQDSLAHLPETDIPSEEHRLVILDSLERLDRALHQLKPRARQAFLHAQLDGLSIIQISLLLGVSKATVERDLAKALKTCYRLRYADA, from the coding sequence ATGCAGCTTCCCGACACGCTCAAACCGACCGAGGTCGCCCTGCTCTACCAATCCCACCATGCGTGGTTGCGCGGCTGGCTACGCAGTCGCGTCGGTTGCAGCGAACATGCGGCCGACCTGGCCCAGGACACCTTCGTGCGCCTGTTGCGCGCCCGGCAGACCTCGCCGTTGAAAGAGCCTCGCGCCTACCTCAGCAGCATCGCCCGCGGCCTGATGATCGATCAGTTTCGTCGCCGTGCGCTGGAGCGGGCCTACCAGGACAGCCTGGCGCACCTACCCGAAACCGATATCCCGAGCGAAGAACACAGGCTGGTCATTCTCGATAGCCTGGAGCGCCTCGATCGTGCCCTGCACCAGCTCAAGCCGCGTGCTCGCCAAGCCTTTCTGCATGCGCAACTGGACGGGCTGAGCATCATCCAGATCAGCTTGCTCCTGGGCGTTTCGAAAGCGACCGTGGAGCGCGACCTGGCCAAGGCGCTGAAGACTTGCTACCGGTTGCGTTATGCCGACGCCTGA
- a CDS encoding DUF3772 domain-containing protein produces MRRVSLSRFSHSVMLLLALIVTVSNPAWSAPAPATTAQAAADAPALDETASVDQLSDRLDQIRQGVTSDANDDLLAQLRMAAVQVQRQADALSTQRAADAQKVDDQLKVIGPAQPDEPATLTQQRKALEAEKKTLATQQDQATKLTQSARDLSTQIVNLRRSLFNSQISSRAASPLSPAFWQSMIRPTQDDVARLHDLRGEITDALDSALSAEHRWLFFTSLIASILVWTLVRGLLERLLARSMVRWLPEGRLRRSALAVGVSLATLGTIAGSVSLLRWGVESSAQLGSDLASLTDHILALVVFSAFITGLGRALLMLQRPSWRLPAIADEVAEALGWFPKVLALALMVMMTLERINSVIGVSLALTVAVNGLTALVVALIFAGALMTYRRARRRHGIDRATGLAGLIPFVMVVWLAAILLSLITGYLTLAYFLTAKLLWVSLVVTCAYLLTTFLSDLCEMLLSPRQPGGLALASTLGLAPRHQAQASTVLAGIGRTVVVILALLLTLMPSGTSPSELLLSLGDWDGTGGKLLGNLNIVPQDIVLALGILVGGMLAIRVVKRWLSERLLPETDMDAGMRASLVTLVGYLGFLFLAMLVMSTLHINLTSLTWVVSALSVGIGFGLQQIVQNFISGLILLTERPVKVGDWVSLAGVEGDIRRINVRATEIQMSDRSTVIVPNSQFISQNVRNVTMGNALGVVGITLTLPLDTDANRVRELLLTAFQEHEAILEAPAPSVSFKDLTNAGMVIGVSGYVAGPRLVGGARSDLLFTILGRLRDEGIALSAPQSMVLLQDGQRPAETENDA; encoded by the coding sequence ATGAGGCGTGTCAGCCTTTCCCGCTTTAGTCACAGCGTGATGCTGTTGCTGGCGCTGATTGTGACAGTGTCCAACCCAGCCTGGTCGGCACCTGCCCCTGCGACGACGGCGCAGGCTGCCGCTGACGCACCGGCACTGGACGAAACCGCGAGCGTCGACCAGCTTAGCGACCGACTGGACCAGATTCGCCAGGGCGTCACCAGTGATGCCAACGACGACCTGCTGGCGCAACTGCGCATGGCGGCCGTGCAGGTCCAGCGCCAGGCCGATGCTTTGAGCACCCAGCGTGCAGCCGATGCGCAGAAGGTGGACGATCAGTTGAAGGTCATCGGCCCCGCTCAGCCGGACGAGCCTGCGACCTTGACCCAGCAGCGCAAGGCGCTGGAGGCCGAGAAGAAAACCCTGGCGACCCAGCAGGATCAGGCCACCAAGCTGACCCAGTCGGCGCGGGACCTGTCCACGCAGATCGTCAACCTGCGCCGCAGCCTGTTCAACTCGCAGATATCCAGCCGGGCAGCGTCGCCGTTGAGCCCTGCGTTCTGGCAGAGCATGATCCGCCCTACCCAGGACGATGTGGCACGGCTGCATGACCTGCGCGGCGAGATCACCGACGCGCTCGACAGTGCCCTGAGCGCTGAACACCGCTGGCTGTTCTTCACCAGCCTGATCGCTTCGATCCTGGTATGGACCTTGGTGCGGGGTTTGCTGGAGCGGCTGCTGGCAAGGTCCATGGTGCGCTGGTTACCGGAGGGACGCTTGCGTCGCAGTGCCTTGGCCGTGGGTGTAAGCCTGGCAACCCTGGGCACCATTGCCGGCTCGGTATCGTTGTTGCGCTGGGGCGTTGAAAGCAGTGCGCAACTGGGTTCGGACCTGGCCAGCCTGACCGATCATATTCTTGCCCTGGTGGTGTTCAGCGCCTTCATTACCGGACTTGGCCGGGCACTGTTGATGTTGCAGCGTCCCTCCTGGCGTTTGCCGGCGATTGCCGACGAAGTGGCCGAGGCCCTGGGCTGGTTCCCCAAGGTGCTGGCACTGGCCTTGATGGTGATGATGACCCTGGAGCGGATCAACAGTGTGATCGGCGTCAGCCTGGCCCTGACCGTGGCGGTCAATGGCCTTACTGCACTGGTGGTGGCGTTGATTTTCGCCGGCGCCCTGATGACCTACCGCCGTGCTCGGCGTCGGCATGGCATTGACCGGGCGACGGGCCTGGCCGGCTTGATCCCGTTCGTGATGGTGGTGTGGCTAGCCGCGATCCTGCTATCGCTGATCACCGGGTACCTCACCCTGGCCTATTTCCTCACAGCCAAGCTGCTATGGGTAAGCCTGGTCGTCACGTGCGCCTACTTGCTCACAACGTTCCTGAGTGATCTGTGCGAAATGCTGCTCTCGCCTCGCCAACCGGGTGGCTTGGCGCTGGCCTCGACGCTGGGCCTGGCACCACGGCACCAGGCGCAGGCGAGCACGGTGCTCGCCGGCATTGGTCGCACCGTCGTGGTGATCCTGGCCCTGCTGCTGACCTTGATGCCGTCGGGCACCAGCCCCAGCGAACTGTTGCTGAGCCTGGGTGACTGGGATGGCACGGGCGGCAAGCTACTTGGCAACCTGAACATCGTGCCCCAGGACATCGTGCTGGCGCTTGGCATACTGGTAGGCGGGATGCTGGCCATTCGTGTGGTCAAGCGCTGGTTGAGTGAGCGCCTGCTGCCGGAAACCGACATGGACGCCGGCATGCGCGCCTCGCTGGTCACCCTGGTGGGTTACCTGGGCTTCCTGTTCCTGGCCATGCTGGTGATGTCGACCCTGCACATCAACCTCACTAGCCTGACCTGGGTGGTGAGTGCCTTGTCGGTCGGTATCGGCTTCGGCCTGCAGCAGATCGTGCAGAACTTCATCTCCGGCCTGATCCTGCTTACCGAACGCCCGGTCAAGGTGGGTGACTGGGTGAGCCTGGCGGGTGTCGAGGGGGATATCCGTCGCATCAACGTGCGCGCCACCGAGATCCAGATGTCGGACCGCTCCACCGTGATCGTCCCTAACTCGCAGTTCATCTCCCAGAACGTGCGCAACGTGACCATGGGCAATGCCCTTGGCGTGGTCGGTATTACCCTGACCTTGCCCCTGGACACCGACGCCAACCGGGTCCGTGAGCTGCTGCTGACCGCCTTCCAGGAGCACGAGGCCATCCTCGAAGCACCGGCACCATCGGTGTCGTTCAAGGACCTGACCAATGCCGGTATGGTGATTGGCGTCAGTGGTTATGTGGCAGGGCCGCGGTTGGTGGGCGGTGCCCGCAGTGACCTGCTGTTCACCATACTGGGGCGCCTGCGCGACGAAGGTATCGCCCTCTCTGCGCCGCAGAGCATGGTGCTGTTGCAGGACGGGCAACGCCCGGCCGAAACTGAAAACGACGCGTGA
- the ada gene encoding bifunctional DNA-binding transcriptional regulator/O6-methylguanine-DNA methyltransferase Ada: MTTYTTPEQRWQAVAARVAEAADHFVYAVRTTGIYCYPGCKARLPLRSNLEFFESPALAEAAGYRACKRCMGRPAISARTRRLVSDACRLIEACELPPSLEQLGERLAVSPFHLHRLFKAQTGLTPKAYAEAFRAQRLRSSLGHGQGSVTDAIFEAGYNSSSRFYAGAEQRLGMPPRQFRAGGAGVTIRFAVGQCSLGAILVTQSEKGICAILLGDDPEALVHALEDQFCNAELIGADGAYEQVVAQVIGFVEAPALGLDLPLDVQGTVFQERVWQALREVPPGCRVSYSDIAERIGAPKAVRAVAKACAANRIAVAIPCHRVVRRDGDISGYRWGIERKRQLLARETALS; encoded by the coding sequence ATGACAACCTACACCACTCCCGAGCAGCGCTGGCAGGCCGTTGCGGCACGTGTTGCCGAGGCGGCGGACCATTTCGTCTATGCCGTGCGCACCACCGGCATCTACTGCTATCCAGGCTGCAAGGCCAGGCTCCCCCTGCGCAGCAACCTGGAGTTCTTCGAGTCCCCGGCATTGGCCGAGGCAGCGGGCTACCGCGCCTGCAAGCGCTGCATGGGCCGGCCTGCCATTTCGGCGCGTACGCGGCGCCTGGTCAGCGATGCCTGTCGCCTGATCGAGGCGTGCGAGCTACCGCCCAGCCTGGAGCAGTTGGGCGAGCGCCTGGCCGTCAGCCCGTTCCACCTGCATCGGCTGTTCAAGGCGCAAACCGGCCTTACACCCAAAGCCTACGCCGAGGCCTTCCGCGCCCAGCGCCTGAGGAGCAGCCTGGGGCATGGGCAGGGCTCGGTCACCGATGCCATTTTCGAGGCGGGCTACAACTCCAGCAGCCGCTTCTATGCCGGGGCTGAGCAGCGGCTGGGCATGCCACCCCGGCAGTTTCGCGCAGGTGGTGCCGGGGTGACCATTCGCTTCGCCGTGGGCCAGTGCTCACTAGGTGCCATCCTGGTTACCCAGAGCGAAAAGGGCATCTGCGCGATTTTGCTCGGCGATGATCCTGAGGCGCTGGTGCACGCCCTGGAAGACCAGTTCTGCAACGCCGAGCTGATCGGTGCCGATGGCGCGTACGAACAGGTCGTGGCGCAGGTCATCGGGTTCGTCGAGGCGCCGGCGCTCGGCCTGGACCTGCCGCTGGATGTGCAGGGCACCGTCTTTCAGGAGCGCGTGTGGCAAGCGCTGCGTGAAGTACCCCCTGGCTGCCGGGTCAGCTACAGCGACATCGCCGAGCGCATAGGCGCCCCCAAGGCGGTGCGGGCAGTGGCCAAGGCCTGCGCGGCTAACCGTATTGCCGTGGCCATTCCATGCCACCGGGTGGTGCGCCGGGACGGCGACATCAGCGGCTACCGCTGGGGGATCGAGCGCAAACGGCAATTGCTGGCGCGCGAAACAGCCCTCTCCTGA
- a CDS encoding FecR domain-containing protein translates to MPTPDQAPAQARVDQAIDWLVRLRFGSPGPDAQAQFQQWLSLHPHNGLAWQRVSNLGDELAGLPKDLSRRTLQGSERQGISRRDQLKLGALLVVGSGLGWMAREPLGLPELLADSATATGERRQLQGSDGSRIQLNTASAIDLRFTASQRRLALLRGEVSLDSNSDDKRPFFIDTRVATLRTLDGQLLVRQSDHGLLVAVRRGEVTVMTGATPVRVHSGETLRVQANGSHQAVTPPSDPWGWTQGVLSVRQMPLADFVAELNRYRPGLLRCAPAVAKLMVSGTYQLADTNQILQLLARSLPVRIAYHTRYWVNIDAA, encoded by the coding sequence ATGCCGACGCCTGACCAAGCACCCGCCCAGGCCCGGGTCGACCAGGCCATCGACTGGTTGGTGAGGCTACGCTTCGGCAGCCCAGGGCCGGATGCCCAGGCGCAGTTCCAGCAATGGTTGTCGTTGCACCCTCACAATGGGTTGGCCTGGCAGCGCGTCAGCAACCTGGGCGATGAGCTCGCCGGGCTACCCAAGGACCTCAGCCGTCGTACCCTGCAAGGCAGCGAGCGCCAGGGCATCAGCCGGCGCGACCAGCTCAAGCTGGGGGCCTTGTTGGTGGTCGGCAGCGGCCTTGGCTGGATGGCGCGCGAGCCGCTGGGCCTGCCGGAGCTGCTGGCCGACAGTGCCACTGCCACCGGCGAGCGCCGACAATTGCAAGGCAGTGATGGCAGCCGCATCCAACTGAACACCGCCAGTGCTATCGACCTGCGCTTCACGGCGAGCCAACGCCGCCTGGCGCTTCTGCGCGGTGAAGTCAGCCTGGACAGCAATTCTGACGACAAACGCCCGTTCTTCATCGATACCCGAGTAGCCACCCTGCGCACCCTCGACGGGCAACTGCTGGTGCGCCAGAGCGATCACGGCTTGCTGGTGGCGGTGCGCCGGGGCGAAGTCACGGTGATGACCGGTGCTACGCCAGTGCGGGTGCATTCCGGCGAGACCTTGCGCGTGCAGGCCAATGGAAGCCATCAAGCCGTCACCCCGCCCAGTGACCCTTGGGGCTGGACGCAGGGTGTGCTCAGCGTTCGGCAAATGCCGCTGGCAGATTTCGTCGCTGAGCTGAACCGATACCGGCCCGGTCTGCTGCGCTGCGCCCCAGCGGTGGCGAAACTGATGGTTTCCGGGACCTACCAGCTGGCCGACACCAATCAGATCCTGCAGCTACTGGCCCGCAGCCTGCCAGTGCGTATCGCTTACCACACCCGGTATTGGGTCAACATCGACGCCGCTTAG
- a CDS encoding MFS transporter has protein sequence MRQVVHQTPHQRRLAPSAAFLIGARAVQGLATALLFPQVYASIRVNFDAQDSRRAFGLLGMTLGLAALAGQVLGGWMVHADLFGSGWRSIFLINVPIGLLAFVAARYIPETRAPQRPDLDWAGVALVSVGLALLLVPLIEGPGQGWPAWSFFALGLALGLLALFKRQQQRRRATGRLPLVDMQLLTQRRFALGTLLVLVVYSTSSSFFLCFALLMQSGLGLDPFMAGSIFAPCSVGFVLASLAAPRLVAGWGIRAIMVGALLYALSIGLLIAQVQAAGAQLVPVWLIPVLIVVGAGQCSRSVRRWGWPWWGFSSRRRCQGKAWSFKPASMCMRLWPACSTTWVPR, from the coding sequence GTGCGGCAGGTCGTGCATCAAACGCCTCACCAGCGGCGCCTGGCGCCCAGTGCTGCTTTTCTGATCGGTGCACGGGCTGTACAGGGGCTGGCCACCGCGCTGCTGTTCCCTCAGGTCTATGCTTCGATTCGGGTCAACTTCGACGCCCAGGACAGCCGCCGCGCCTTCGGCTTGCTAGGGATGACGCTGGGGCTGGCTGCCCTCGCAGGCCAGGTGCTGGGCGGCTGGATGGTACATGCTGACCTGTTCGGATCAGGCTGGCGCAGCATCTTTTTGATCAATGTACCCATTGGGTTGCTGGCTTTCGTGGCGGCGCGCTACATCCCCGAGACCCGCGCGCCCCAGCGCCCGGACCTGGACTGGGCAGGCGTGGCGCTGGTCAGCGTCGGCCTGGCATTGCTGCTCGTGCCGCTGATCGAAGGACCGGGGCAGGGGTGGCCTGCCTGGAGTTTCTTCGCGCTCGGCCTGGCATTGGGCTTGCTCGCGCTGTTCAAACGCCAGCAGCAACGGCGACGAGCGACCGGCAGGTTGCCCTTGGTGGACATGCAACTGTTGACGCAGCGCCGCTTTGCACTGGGTACGCTGCTGGTGCTGGTGGTCTATTCCACATCCAGTTCCTTTTTTCTGTGCTTCGCCCTGCTGATGCAGAGCGGGCTGGGTCTGGATCCCTTCATGGCGGGCAGTATCTTCGCACCCTGCAGTGTGGGTTTCGTACTGGCATCCCTTGCTGCCCCGCGGCTGGTTGCGGGCTGGGGAATACGAGCGATCATGGTAGGGGCCTTGCTGTACGCGCTGTCGATCGGGTTGCTGATTGCCCAGGTCCAGGCGGCAGGCGCACAGCTGGTGCCAGTTTGGCTGATCCCGGTACTGATCGTGGTAGGTGCGGGGCAGTGCAGCAGGTCGGTGCGGCGCTGGGGGTGGCCGTGGTGGGGATTTTCTTCGCGGCGGCGCTGCCAGGGGAAGGCTTGGTCGTTCAAGCCGGCCAGTATGTGCATGCGTTTGTGGCCGGCATGCTCTACAACCTGGGTGCCGCGGTGA